In Rhinolophus sinicus isolate RSC01 linkage group LG01, ASM3656204v1, whole genome shotgun sequence, the genomic stretch ATTCTTCCCGAAAAGCCACAATGGCCATGTTTAGATTTAGACAGTTGATTATGTATATAGAGATTGGAAGAAGAACAAGCCAAAGGTGCCAGTTCCACAGGCTCTTTGTCCCACCCACGCAAAAGGACAACCCGAAACAAAAAGGGCCAGATAACTGCAATGCAAGTTGTGGGGTACTCCATTGTTGAGAGCCCTTTCTAGACTGCAGTGAGTCCGTTTTATATTCTGCAGCTCTTTTCTGATGGGGTTGGGGCAGAAAACCCACGTTCCATCAGAACCCACAAAGCATGAGAAATTGATGCATGACAACCTCCTAGGGGACATAGGGAGGCGAGTGCAAGGTGGCTTCAAGGCAGCTCCGTGCAGGCATCCAGTCCTGTAGTGTTCTAGGGAGGATCTGGGGCGTTAAGCCTGCAGACTCAGGGACGGCTGGCTTCAAGCCTTTGTGGACATGGATACATGCAGGTTGGGAAGGTGCCATGGCAGAGCTATTACCCAACAGAGTGACAAAGGCTGTTAGTGTTGGGCTGGACCTAGAACAAAATCTACTGCCAACTATTCCCTGACCCCTCAACTGAACTGCCAGCTGTGGATGACTGAGCTGAGATAAAAACATATGACAAGGAGACAGAcaccttttttttctattaaaatacccttgtttttaaaaaattacataaatatgagTTACATGCTAATTATTTGTGCTTACATACCACATTTATGAGAAAGTGTCATTTTGACTTAGTTGAAATAACTTGCAGAAGTCATACGTGTTTAttgttgagaaatcagaaaatgtaaagacacaaaaagaaaatctagatCTTCCATACTCCTAACATCCTGCCCATGTCAAAATGCCTTGTATACATAGTTGCTTGATACGCATTTGTGAAATGAATCCATAAAGATACACATGGTCTTGGGGTAAGGAAGCATCGTCCCTGCGGGCTTGTCCTTGGGGAATAGATTTCCACACTCTCCGTGTGTcatctacatatatatgtttttaaaaatgaaagcatgccATATATTCTCTTTTGTAACTGGCCATttactaaaaaacaaatatgattttttttctgtatcagtaAACACGTCcatcatattttttaatgaatgaattcaacTCTCTCCCTCGCTGGCGCTTCACCTGACTAAGGCCAGCTCTCCTATTCATCCTGGAGAGTATCCTTAGGGAACTGTGTTCTGCGAAGTGGTGCTTAGACAAGACCTATCTGAGGACCTTAGGGCTTACTAACCGGCTCAGGTTACGGCCTGATGGTAGGCGTACAGACACAGCACGTATCTCTCAGCAAGTATCCCAGTGTCTTTCTAAAATAAGTTCTTACATAAATAGATCCTTGTTAGGTTCCACCGAGTAAACTAACTGAGAAGAGGAAtacaaaggaaaagggaagaaagcgTGATCTAGGCAAAGGGGGAAGGAAATGTCCCAGAAACCTCCAAGCTGACAGGCAGGAAGTGGTCCCAGAGACTTTGGATTCCAGGCAAGAAGCTAGTACCCGAGTAAATGGTTATTGATCTAGTCTTTTGAAacatgacatttttgttttttgattacaAGATCAtggtagaaattttgaaaaacaaatcatagtataaagaagaaaataaactatttgtaAACTGTGACTCAGAGATAACCCCTGttagcatttttataaaaaatgtgacatgtaattaattttacttgaacttaacagaaggaaaagaaaccaaactgcagataaatgtttcttcaaaatgagatattgtttcttaaaaagagtcctctaaaattacataattaagAGACATATTAAGAGGTTAGGCTTATTGCAGAGGTTCTCAGCCTGGGGTGATTTTACCCCCATGGGGATATTTTGGAAATAGCTGGATAAATTTGTGGTTGTCACAACTCGTGGGGAGGGAGTGAGGTGCTAGTGGGTAAAGACCAGggaggctgctaaacatcctactaTGCATAGGACattccccacaacaaagaattatccagcccccaAAATCAACAGTGCCATGAAAAACCCTGAGTTCTTGCACAGTTGTATTTAAATAGAACATAGATTCAAAAGGCCCGAGTTTGTTTCTAGTAAGACATGGTCACTTTTCTCGGGGATCCGCAGAGTAAGTGGTAGAAAGTATGGCCTCCAGTCAGGTGGTCTGAGTTTGAACTCTGACTCTTGCCACTTCCCAGTAAAGTGACCTTGTGCaatctctttgggcctcagtttcctcatctacgaAATTGCAGTAATGTTAAACTTCGTATATCATGCTGCTGTagtgaggactgaatgagataatataataaataaaatgcttaaaacactGCCTGGTTTACGCTAAGCTACATggaaatatttgcaattattgttaataatacttgatattaatactttaaataaaccaatcagaaaacacaaattaagcTTCCTTTTAGTATAATCCTCCTAAGGAATCCAGTAgacaaaaatagacatataataGGGcaaccagttagctcagttaaTTAGAGCACgttgctcttaacaacaaggttgccggttcgatcccccatgggccactgtgaactgcgctctccacaactagattgaaacaactgcttgacttggagctgatgggtcctggaaaaacacacttaaaatacataaaagtttttaaaaaatagacatataagtattttttttaaatggaaactttaagaaaaataaatgaaatgactcTAAGACACTTCTAAATCTAAGGAGTATATACATGAATTCAGAGGTTCAGCAAAGCTTTCCTGTTTTCTGGAATTACCTCATCAATGGTGGGTGACTTATCATTTCagaaaacactttcttttttccccctttagatTTAAGAAATTTGAACGCATTCTTACAGTTCAAAACTCAAAACCATAAAATGAGGTCTGCATCGCACAGTCTCACTCCCATGGGTGTCCCCTCCCCGAAGTAATCACTTTAGTTTCTGACGCAACAAACCACTGTTTCTCTATAAAAGCAAATGCAAATGCTATGTATTGTTATTTAGCCCCTCTTTCTTAGACAAACGATATCATACTTTTCCATTTAGCAATCTATCTTGGCTATCTTTCTTTCCATATTACAGTCTTCCTTTGCATTAATTAGTACACAAGGAGCTGCTTTATTCTCTTTTAAGGTGATACAGTATTCCATTATGTAGATATTCCATACTTCGCTTATAAATCTGTTTGTAGTGTTTACAGATATTAACAAGTTAGCCTCCATGTAGGTTTGTGTTGTTTTAGACGCCCACCGGTAATGTATGAATATGCCTGTTTCTCTCCAGGAATCACTGTAGTTTACAATCAACTATTCAAAAATCATATCACACTGGCAGGCATTACTGGGAGGTAGAAGTGGAAACAAGCCTAAATGGACACTGGGGGCTTGTCAAGGCTGCCTTCCTATGAACTGGAAGAATGAGCCGTTAGTTCGGGGTGGACTTTGGACGATTGGGTAACATGACGGCAATCATGCTGCATTGATCCTAGGAGAATCCAGTTGTTAATGCCAATAGTAAGACCCAGGAAGACGTGTTTTTCTAGACTGTGAGTTGGGTGAAATATCCTTCTGTAGTTAGAACGATAGATCTCTATAATTTTGATGTCTCTTTTACAGAAGTCCTTTGGCCTAATGTCTCTATTAGAGCAGCTTCTGATCCTCTTAAAATCTCTTTAGTAACAGGTTGTGAAAGATGAAGTACCTGGGATACcactgtgtttcattttcttttagtttgtaGATGTAAATAAGCCAGTAAATTTAGTCTCAATATTTGTGGattctttttaagttttaccTCCCCCAAACcacaatatgtttattttctccttcattttccaCAAGTATAAAAACATCATAGCAATGTCAATTTCATAGGTGTTATGGGTATCAATTTTCAAATGCTTTAGCAAttctaagataaaatatttgcaaattacgcTACTTAACAcaactaataatttttattaaaaaaaattcacaccaCAGAGTTGACTTCATATTTGGATTCTGACTTTCTCATTCAACTTCTTGTTTTTCCCAGAGTTTCTAATTGTGTTCCTTTTTCCTTGTTGATTACATGAGatatttatcttcatttcatGTAATTATCTTCATCTCatttgtttgttatattttattgtcaGCTTGTAGATGACAGCAAGCTGTAATAGATTTAAATGCTTCTATGAAGGAGCCATACGCATACCTACCAAAGGGCTCAGTTTTCTAAAACCCTGGACCCCAAATATTTACACCTCAATATACCCCAGTTTGCCACATATCCCATTTTTCCAAAATCCCATTCCTCCAACGACCTCAATTCCCCCCAGTTCCACCAGCTATATTACTCAACATTCTAACTCCTGTGTGCCCGcctccctttttttccccagtattcTCCTTTTGGAGCTATAGGCCATCCCAGGGCCTGCCTCCTACACATTGTGCTTTTGCCCAGCCCATTTTCTGGAGGGTGGCCGTCAGACACCTCCACCCTGTCTCCTCTCCAGGAAGTGCCTGCCTGGCTGGGCCATGGTTATTCAGCTTTGGTTGAACCCCACAGGTGCAGAGCAAGGCCAAGTATGGTCCAATATGGATAACCCGCGTAGGGCCCAAGACCCATGTGAACCTGGCCAGTGCCCCACTCCTGGAGAAAGTGATGCGACAAGAGGGCAAGTACCCAATACGGAACGACATGGATCTATGGAAGGAGCACCGGGACCAGGAGGGCCTGGAATATGGCCCCTTCACCATGTGAGCTGGGGCCTGAAGGGATTGGAGCAGGGTCCCAAGGACAGTGGCACTGGGCAGCTGGTAGATAACGGGCAGGGTAGGATCTCCCTGCATTCTCTGAACCTGGTACTCAGTCTAGAAAGCAGTGGTTGGGATGGGCCGAAACCCAGGGAGCATTCATTGGCTTTTCCACTAATAAACATGTAttgtatgactttggacaaatgaATAATTTCCCTTTACATATGAGAAACCTTACGTTTCTCATAGGTAAAATGGGAAGTTTGGACTAGAGTATCTCCAATGTGACTCTAGGGCCTTTCCAGCTCCATTATTCTACATGATGGTTGAAAATATACTGGCTCAAGTCATGAGGGGACATATCTGTTTATAGTTGAAAAAAAACATCATCACCATATTAGTTGGGAGGgctcaattaaattttttaagtaGTTCCCAAATTATATATTGTATAGTTGTGTTGGGTATAAGTTTCATGGATGCTCTCCACATACAGAGGTAGGTGTAGGTGTCAGTCTTCAAGTTATATCTCGTACATAGAACAGTTAAGATTATTTTGACCGTGACAAATTGAAGGATGGGCTGAGTCTGTTATATACCCATATGCCAATTGAGGTAAATAATTGAGAATCACTGGTGATAAACTATTCCCAATGCCACAGGTTGTGATTGGATATATGacggactttttttttttttctatagtatgTTAACAGAGCTCCAAGAACAAtgaatagctttttcttttccctagttGCTTGATGTCCATGTCATAGTTGTTTCTTAAGGGATTAAAGTGGATCCTGATGGTGGCAGTAGTAGCAGCAACAATGATAATAAGTTAGTATGTGTTTATGACATGCCAGACATCAGGCTAGTCTCGTTAGTATATTCATTactttattttatcctcacaacacaCCAATGAAGGAGAtatagtattattattcccattttatagatgaagaaactgaggcctagagaggtttTTGCATCACTTGCCAGAGGTGACACAATGAGAGAGTGGTGGAATAGATCTCTGATTCTGGAATTCAAGCACTTAACTGTCTTGACACTTGGGGAAAGGAAACAAACTCtttcatttcatctgtctttGATGCCTATACACTCATTCTCCCATtgcatggttttctttcttcctttctggttCCTTCACAGGTGGACAGTTTCAGAACTTAACAATTCCTGGGCCCTTTATTCAAAGTTCTGGGAAGAGACTAGAGAATGACTCTTCTTCAAGAGCTCTTTAACTCGATGTCAGACCCTGAAGGCAAGATTTGGGTCTCAGGCCTTTCGCCAAGTCAGGTCACCTCTGGACTTGAAAGCTCAGGTTTAGATTTGGAGCTGAATATTATGTACATCTCTGTGTCATTTACTTACACTTTTTCACTCTAAAGCCAGTTTCCTGAATATATTATACCATATATTGAACATATGTATTGAAAATCTATTTTGCTAGACTATGataataaggttttttttttgttttacatacatatttttaaatctcattttatgGAGCCTTGTTTCCCCAAGAAATATTTTATCAACCACAGAAATGCTCTCATTTAAGTTCTTCAAATCTGATTCCTACTGTTGGAGAGTTTTACTCCTGGAGAAGTACCAATAACCTGGTTCCGATAAATGGGTCTattctagttttcatttctttttcagcaaCACTTTTAGTTTATGTTTGTGCAGGTTTCCCCCAGTATAATAAAGAAAACTTCTGGGGTTTGAGgttcctttaaataaataatttataaaaataaaaaatctgattcTTGACTTaagactttttaatgtttttctttttaaaatacttgattggtttttaaaatccaaaagtaATATTTACTGTAAAAGttccaataataaaatattgtctcCCTACTTACCACTCCCATCCCACTCCCTTCTAAGTAATCCTGACAGTTTGATATGTATTCTTCCCTACTTCATGTAGAAACATGCAAATATGCATCTGGATGTATAGggtttcctctcttcctcttaaaTCCTGACCACATTGTACCTGTTATTCTGTAACTAGCTTATAAAAACTGGACCTGTCCCCAGCTTGCTTAGGAAAGGTAACAGGTTTGGGGGACAGTTGAGAGTGGGGGCAGCCCCTGAACATTAAGCCCCTTCCATGGAAAGCGTGCACCCACTGACGTGAGCTTCCCTGTCTAACCAAAATGGGGACCAAGCCGCCTACTGGATGGCTGTGGCGAGAGGTCTGGGGCATCAGCCAGGCGCTCCCTGTCCCCTTTGGCCCCGCTGAGCTAAGAAGAGCATGAAGGTCAGGGATCTGAGCACCCCAGGAACCCTAACTTTCACCCCTTTTATTCCTCATCCTCCACACAGAGGgactggaactactgcagctccTTCTCATTCCACATACAGAAGATCCTGAAGTGATAGCATTCTTAGAGAACCATAGTCAACATTCATTAAGCCTTCatcacatgccaggcactgatcGAAGCATTTTAATTACCTGAACAACCCTACCGTGATAGGCACTCTTATTATTCCTAGTCTACAgaaggggaaaccgaggcactgGGGAGTTCAGCCAGTATTCATCATGCCTGTGATTTGCCCCTAGGAAATCTGAGTCTAGATGCCCGCCTTAACCACTCATACTCTGCGGTAGTGAGATTCTGAAGTTGTGATTCAAAGATTCTATCATTTGAAAGTTGGGTCAATGATTTAAGATCTAGGAGTTTGAGATTTTCCTAGACTCTGTGGGGGTCTCAGGGTGGGAAGGTGCCCTCTACTCTAACTCCCTTCAGATATTTACATTTGTGCTGCCCCTTCATTCCCTGCAGGGAAGGACAGCGCTGGTACCAGCTGCGCCAGGTTCTGAACCAGCGGATGCTAAAGCCAGCGGAGGCTGCGCTCTACACAGATGTTCTAAATGAGGTGATTGACAGCTTCATGACGAGACTGAAACAGCAGCGGGCGGAGAGCGCTTCTGGGGACCTGGTGCCTGACATGGCTCACTCTTTCTATTACTTTGCCTTGGAAGGTACCTGTTGGGAGAGGGGCTGGGTGGGCAGGGGTTGGAGGTAGGTTGTGTTCACCCTCCTCAAAGCCCCCTGGGTTCTGTGTGCCATGGCACTGCCttctgtgatggcttctgtgccCTGCCAGCTATTTGCTACATCCTGTTTGAGAAACGTATTGGCTGCCTGGAACCCTCCATCCCCCAGGACACCGCGATCTTCGTCAGATCTGTTGGGCTCATGTTCCAGAACTCACTCTATGCCACCTTCCTCCCCAAGTGGACCCGTCCTGTGCTGCCCTTCTGGGGGCGATACCTGGATGGCTGGAACACCATCTTCTCTTTTGGTGAGGATTCCAAGGAAGGAAGTTGGGGGATAAGTCCCAGGGTCGATACACTAATAGTCTCTCCCAAAACCTTTACCCTCATGCTACCGGTTGTCAGAATGGCTCTTGGTTCTTGGAGATCAGGACTTTTAACCTTGTCTTCCCCTGCTCTCCATTGTCCCTGTAGGGAAGAAGCTAATTGATGAGAAACTCAAGGAGATAGAGACCCAGCTACAGACAAGGGGTCCAGATGGGGTCCAGATATCTGGCTACCTGCACTTCTTGCTGACCAGCGGACAGCTCAGTCCTAATGAGGCCATGGGCAGCCTCCCCGAGCTGCTCATGGCTGGAGTAGACACGGTGCGTGGGGAGGGCCGGCGAGGAGACCAGGGCTCCAAGCTCCCATCCTGAACCAGTTCCCCAGTATCCCCCACCTGAACCTGACCTGCTTCCCTCCAGGTCCCTACCTCTCTTTATGTAACATGAATGTAGATCTAGAAGGAAAATTGAAAGGGGgtctgtaatgcagggactcagctcccgctccccgcacaagaacgcaggatatggtgaggccaaaaaggagcaccgaCGGAGCcgtggataggggagtcataccgctatattctcactgccggctgggttggagacacaggaagcaggagccacatgatccgcactctgccgtccgcttctctgccaaccaaccaactcccttGCCAGCATAGCTACGGCagctatatcagtggccaatggctaactggttacagctgatggccatctactacccgagccagcacctgtccacgtgaggccgagagcctggaaactgctctctgggactctgtccccacagggtcaTTCAGTCCAACAGAGATAGGCAGGGATTGTCTTTTTGTAAGAGGGATTCAATCTGTCACCTCCTGGAGTCTCTCGGACAGCTGGGAAGTTTCATCTCACATCTAATCCAACTCTCTCATGCTGTACTTTAAGTGGAGAGTTGAAGAGCTTATCCACAAGCATCTTCTTGGAGGATCTCTTTCCAGTCTCTTTTGTCATGTTGGCTTTCTCTCTGTTACAGTCTCCTCTGTTGTTAGAATGCGATTCTCCATCGTTGGTCCTCGGCCCACTGTGGAGTCGCGTTTAGCATGGAGGCCCATGCACTCCCGTCTTAGTCTGACATACTTGTGCAAGTTCGTGTTTCTCCCACGTGTTGCACGCACCCATTCACCTGGCTCTTTCCTAGAACTCCCTCCTCACTCCTCTCTCACTCTGCCTCCCAGACGTCCAACACACTGACGTGGGCCCTGTACCATCTTTCAAAAAGCCCGGACATCCAGGCAGCCTTGCATAAGGAGATAGTGGGCGTGGTGCCAGCCGGGCAGGTCCCGCAGCACAAGGACTTTGCCCACATGCCCCTCCTCAAAGCTGTGCTGAAGGAGACCCTGCGGTAGGCTGCTGTTCCCGGGAGCACAGGGTCTGTGTGTGGGAGGACACAGGCGTGGGAAGTGGAGGTGGTGGGCTGAGGGAGGGCTGAGATGGGAAGAGGGGCCTGGGGCACCAGCGAAAGGGGATCGCAGGGGCGGGTGCTCTGCCCCTCCTTGGATCCAGAGGCAGGCCTGCACCTCCTTTTCCCTGCAGTCTCTACCCTGTGGTCCCCATCAACTCCCGGGTCATTAcggaaaaagaaattgaagttgGTGGTTTCCTCTTCCCCAAGAACGTGAGTGGGGTGAGAAAGCCGGGGTTCCCAGGGGTACCCCATAGCCCTAAGCTGATACGCTGCCCCTTCTTTCTCTGCAGACCCAGTTTGTGTTCTGCCACTATGTGGTATCCCGGGACCCCAGCGTCTTCCCTGAGCCAGAGAGCTTCCAGCCCCACCGCTGGCTGAAGAAAAGTCAGCCTGATACCCTCGGGGTCCAACACCCGTTCGGCTCTGTGCCCTTCGGCTATGGCATTCGGAGTTGCCTGGGCCGTAGGATTGCAGAGCTGGAGATGCAGCTGCTGTTGGCAAGGGtgagtggggagaggcaggagatGTGTGGGCCAGAGAGCGGGGAAGGAAGTcgtggagaggaaaggaagggaggtaCAGGGTGGGAGCGTGCAGAGGCGGGCAATGGATGGAAATCACAGACTGTAACTGTCCCGTATGCGTTTGCCTCCCAGCTGATCCAGCAGTATGAGGTGGCCCTGGCCCCTGAGACAGGGGAGGTGAAGAGTGTGGCCCGCATTGTCCTCGTTCCCCATAAGAAGGTGGGCCTGCGTTTCCTGCAGAGACAGGGCTGAATGGGGCCCCTGCCGCCCCAGAGGCCCGGCCCTGGCATAGTAAGTAGTTCCTGGCCACTGCTGGGTCTCAGATGAGGAGGGCAAAATGGGTGCTCCCAGATGCCAAAGGCTGGAGAAGCTCCGTGCATCTCCCACAGAACCCTGAGCTTTTGccacttttatcatttttcatatCTTCCCTTTGCATAAAAGGCCACGCCCTTGTCACATTACTATCCTTGGGGAAAATATAGAATAAAGGGACTTTTGTTGATAATTGGAGACCTTTGTCATTCTTTTTGACAACCCAGAAGCCAACCCCCTTTCTGTGTTGGAGGAGCAGACTCTTCCCACTTAAGAATCTTGGTGGGAGGCAGAGTCTCCTCCCTCCATGGCGACCGAGAACACCATATGCTTTCCCAGACCTCTTGGAGAGGCCTTGGCTTCACCTGGCATTGGCTGAGACCCCGCCCACGTAGGAGCTGCAGCGACTCCCGCGGGGGCACTGAGAGCAGCACCCTCTTTTGAACAGAGAGTGCTTAGATGGAAGCAGTGAGGTGCTGCCCAAATTGTTGGAAGAGCGCTAGGCGAGGCCTACAGGAATGACTCCTAGGACACCACCAGAGCACCCAGCCTGGGGAGCACCAGATAGCCCACACTCAGGAGGATGGGTAGGGAGCTACTCCACGTCTCCCGGGTCtgtgctgggaaaaaaaaaaaaaaaaagaaaaaaggatgccCTCCCTGCTCCTGCCTCTTAATACCCACGAAACCAGTGGTCCCTGGGCTTGGATCTCTGCTAATGGCTCCAGACTGCCCCTGACACAGAAAGAGCAGAAACAGCAAAAGCATGGCCTCTGCTTCACTACCACCTCCCAAATCTTTCTCACGTACATCTGAGAGGTGGAACCTAGGTTCCACCTGAAACTCTAGCTGCAAGAGAGTCAGGGATTGTAGTTTTCAGTTTCCAAACCTCTTTAATACCAAAAGCCAACTAGCAGAAAAGTGCGTTGGCATTGAGATCCGGGTACCATATCACAAGCGTGAGAAATCAGTGAGTCCCAAGTTCATAAATCCCTGTCCCAGTTGTAAATTTCTGCTGACTCATAGAAAACTGGTCAAGTTTCTTATGTCTGTGGGGATTTGAGTTTgagcccattaaaaaaaaagcatgtaatTATCCTGATTAAAATCCTTCAGCGGCTCCCCTAGCACACAGGCAACGTCCAAAGTCCTTTCTGGGGCTTAGAAGACTCATGTTCTGGCACCCTGACCTCCACACTCCCCCTTCACCCTCCCTACCCAGATACTCTTTCCATGGCTGAGCCCAAATTCCTTGTGTTTCCCCGAGCACATTATGCTCTTTGTGGCCTCCTTACTTTGTACTTGATACCCCTGCCTTGGAACATCTTCTTCACCAACTGTCATGTCGTCCCAGAGACCTTACTTTTCCTTAggactcagctcaaatgtcactgcCTCTGCAAAGCCTTCCTTGACCTCTCTGGGTGAGCATGAGAAAAAAGCTTGGACTTTTTCCTGTTCCCCCTCCGGAACTGAGCACTCAGCTGTTCATCTTGTTATAGACCTGACTTGTCTCCCCAACCAGCTGGAAACCAACTGGAGGGCACAAATCCAGCTCCTTTCAGTTTGGACCCCAATGTCTCACTCTGTGTCTAGCCCTGAGGAGGTGATCAGTCAATGTTTGTTGAGAGAAAAGAGACTGGGATtgcaggaaagggaaggagagggagaggataCTGAGCTTTCCA encodes the following:
- the CYP27A1 gene encoding sterol 26-hydroxylase, mitochondrial, which codes for MDRMAALGCARLRWALLGTRATRLGLGPHAARAKASIPSALPAAEAAEAPGTGPGDRRLRSLEELPGPGQLRFLFQLLVQGYVLHLHQLQVQSKAKYGPIWITRVGPKTHVNLASAPLLEKVMRQEGKYPIRNDMDLWKEHRDQEGLEYGPFTMEGQRWYQLRQVLNQRMLKPAEAALYTDVLNEVIDSFMTRLKQQRAESASGDLVPDMAHSFYYFALEAICYILFEKRIGCLEPSIPQDTAIFVRSVGLMFQNSLYATFLPKWTRPVLPFWGRYLDGWNTIFSFGKKLIDEKLKEIETQLQTRGPDGVQISGYLHFLLTSGQLSPNEAMGSLPELLMAGVDTTSNTLTWALYHLSKSPDIQAALHKEIVGVVPAGQVPQHKDFAHMPLLKAVLKETLRLYPVVPINSRVITEKEIEVGGFLFPKNTQFVFCHYVVSRDPSVFPEPESFQPHRWLKKSQPDTLGVQHPFGSVPFGYGIRSCLGRRIAELEMQLLLARLIQQYEVALAPETGEVKSVARIVLVPHKKVGLRFLQRQG